The genomic segment GTCGGGGTGGACGAGCAGGTCGAGGCCGGGCAGTCCGCGGTAGGCGCGCGGCACCTCGAAGGGCTCGCTGCCGAAGGACGCGACGACGCGCGTGCCCCGGTCGCGCAGCGCGACCCCGAGGCCGATCATCGAGCCGAGCGCGTCACCGTCAGGACCGACGTGGCAGGCCAGCACGACCGGCTGGGCAGGGTCGTGGTCGGTGAGCAGCCGCACCGCATCGGCCCACTGCGCGTCCGTGACGGTCACGCGGAGCCGGCGCCGTCTTCGTCGTCGGTGCCCTCGGTGTCGTCGTCGTCGGAGTCGGAGTCGTCGTCGGACTCGTCGTCGGAGTCATCGGTCTCGCGCGGGACGCGGTAGGGGTCGGCGTCGCCGGCCGGGGCAGCGGCCGCGGCGAGCTCCTGCACGCGAGCGTCCTCGGCGCGGGCTTGCGCGAGCAGGTCCTCGATGCGCCCGGCGGTCTCGGGGACCACGTCGGCGATGAAGGTCAGCGACGGGGTGTAGCGGACCCCGGTCTGCTTGCCGACGGTCGCGCGCAGCACGCCCTTGGCGGACTCCAGCGCCATCGCCGACTCCTGGCGGGCGGTGTCGTCACCGAAGACGGTGTAGTAGAGCGTGGCCTCGCGCAGGTCGGGCGTGACCTTGGCGTCGGTAATGGTGACCATCCCGAGCCGTGGGTCCTTGACCTGCATCTCGAGGGTCTGCGCGACGACCTCGCGGATGCGGACCGCCAGCTTGCGGGCCCGTGCGACGTCCACCATCAGTCGTCGTCCTCTCCGAACAACCGCTGCCTCGCGGACAGCACCTCCAGCTCGGGCCGGTCGGCCACGAGCCTCTCGCACGCGTCGAGCACGTCGCGCACGTGGCCGGCGTCGGGTCCGCAGACCGCGACGCCGATCACCGCGCGCCGGTGCAGGTCGAGCGCGCCCGCTTCTGCGGCGGACACGGCATACCTCTTCTTGAGCTCGGCCACGACGGGCCGCACCACCGAGCGCTTCTCCTTGAGCGAGTGCACGTCACCGAGGAGGAGGTCCAGGGTCAGCGCGCCGACCCACACGAGCGGACCTCCTCCTCGACAGACGGGACTACGCGCGCGGCTTCTCGCGCTGCTCGAAGGTCTCGATGACGTCGTCGTCCTTGATGTCGTTGAACGACCCGAGACCGATACCGCACTCGAAGCCCTCACGGACCTCCGTCGCATCGTCCTTGAACCGCTTGAGCGACTCGATGCGCAGGTTGTCCGCCACGACCACGCCGTCGCGGACGAGCCGCGCGGAGGAGTTGCGGGTGATGGTGCCGCTGCGGACGAGGCAACCGGCGATGTTGCCGAACTTGCTCGACCGGAACACCTCGCGGACCTCCGCGGTGCCCAGCTGGGCCTCCTCGAAGATCGGCTTGAGCATGCCCTTGAGGGCCGCCTCGACATCGTCGATCGCCTGGTAGATGACCGAGTAGTAGCGGATGTCGACGTGCTCGCGCTCGGCCAGCTCGCGGGCGTTGCCCTCGGGCCGGACGTT from the Mycobacteriales bacterium genome contains:
- a CDS encoding DUF503 domain-containing protein, with translation MWVGALTLDLLLGDVHSLKEKRSVVRPVVAELKKRYAVSAAEAGALDLHRRAVIGVAVCGPDAGHVRDVLDACERLVADRPELEVLSARQRLFGEDDD
- the rbfA gene encoding 30S ribosome-binding factor RbfA: MVDVARARKLAVRIREVVAQTLEMQVKDPRLGMVTITDAKVTPDLREATLYYTVFGDDTARQESAMALESAKGVLRATVGKQTGVRYTPSLTFIADVVPETAGRIEDLLAQARAEDARVQELAAAAAPAGDADPYRVPRETDDSDDESDDDSDSDDDDTEGTDDEDGAGSA